One Gelria sp. Kuro-4 DNA segment encodes these proteins:
- the lysX gene encoding lysine biosynthesis protein LysX codes for MRLGLLLSQVRLDEKLLLAALARRGVAWTRLDDRALAFDLTGPPPELDLVLIRSVSESRALYAAQILNARGVRTVNAAPVIAACNDKVACTAALAAAGLPSPATRVAFTPESALAAIEELGYPVVLKPVVGSWGRLLAKLNDREAAEAVLEHKAVLGSYQHSIFYIQEYIAKPGRDIRVVVIGGEPVAAMYRSSGHWITNAARGAHCTNCPLTPAIADLACRAAAAVGGGAVAVDLIESPRGLLVTEVNATMEFKSLTEASGVDVAGRLVDYVLKVGEE; via the coding sequence ATGCGGCTGGGCCTTTTGCTGTCCCAGGTGCGCCTGGATGAAAAGCTTCTCCTTGCCGCCTTGGCCCGGCGCGGTGTGGCCTGGACGCGGCTGGACGATAGAGCGCTTGCCTTCGACCTGACCGGCCCGCCGCCGGAGCTGGACCTGGTGCTGATCCGCTCTGTGAGTGAGTCGCGGGCGCTTTACGCCGCACAGATCTTAAACGCTCGGGGCGTGCGCACGGTGAATGCAGCGCCCGTCATCGCCGCCTGCAACGACAAGGTGGCCTGCACGGCGGCCCTGGCGGCGGCCGGGCTGCCGAGCCCGGCCACGCGGGTGGCCTTTACCCCTGAGAGTGCGCTCGCCGCCATTGAAGAGCTGGGGTATCCCGTGGTGCTGAAACCGGTGGTGGGCTCCTGGGGACGCCTTCTGGCTAAGTTGAACGACCGGGAGGCGGCCGAGGCCGTCCTGGAGCACAAGGCCGTTCTGGGTTCCTACCAGCACTCCATTTTCTATATCCAGGAGTACATCGCCAAGCCGGGACGGGACATCCGGGTGGTGGTGATCGGCGGTGAGCCGGTGGCGGCCATGTACCGCAGCTCCGGCCACTGGATCACCAACGCCGCCCGCGGGGCGCACTGCACGAACTGCCCGCTCACCCCCGCAATCGCCGACCTGGCCTGCAGGGCCGCGGCGGCGGTGGGCGGCGGGGCGGTGGCGGTGGACCTGATCGAAAGCCCGCGTGGTCTCCTCGTCACTGAGGTGAACGCCACCATGGAGTTTAAAAGCCTCACCGAGGCGAGCGGAGTAGATGTGGCCGGCAGGCTGGTGGACTACGTGCTGAAGGTGGGAGAGGAATGA
- the trpC gene encoding indole-3-glycerol phosphate synthase TrpC gives MFLEEIVQRKKEDVARRKAVRPLAEIRNAAYAAAPARSFAAALREKGPAALITEIKRASPSKGPLRPDLNPAEIARTYAAGGAAAISVLTEEHFFRGSFADLAAARAAVTIPILCKDFIIDPYQLYLARAHGADAVLLIAALLSESELAELLARAQELGLDALVEIHSRPELELVLKTPARVIGINNRDLKTFATDFNTCLSLKRQIPPGKVTVAESGIRTAADIATLKRAGFDAALIGEALVTAPSPAEKLRELLGGESS, from the coding sequence ATGTTCCTAGAGGAGATTGTGCAGCGCAAAAAGGAAGACGTAGCCCGCCGCAAAGCAGTCCGCCCGCTGGCAGAAATCAGAAACGCAGCCTACGCCGCGGCGCCGGCCCGCTCCTTCGCAGCGGCTTTACGAGAAAAGGGCCCGGCGGCCTTGATCACCGAAATCAAAAGAGCTTCGCCCTCTAAAGGTCCGCTGCGGCCGGACCTTAACCCGGCCGAGATCGCCCGGACTTACGCCGCCGGCGGCGCCGCGGCCATTTCCGTTCTAACGGAGGAGCACTTCTTCAGGGGATCATTCGCGGACCTTGCCGCCGCGCGCGCTGCGGTAACCATCCCTATCTTGTGCAAGGACTTCATTATCGACCCCTATCAGTTGTACCTGGCCCGGGCACACGGCGCCGACGCAGTGCTCCTCATCGCCGCCCTGCTCAGTGAAAGCGAGCTGGCTGAACTCCTGGCCCGGGCCCAGGAACTGGGCCTGGACGCCCTGGTGGAAATACATTCGCGTCCCGAACTCGAGCTGGTCCTTAAGACCCCCGCCCGGGTGATCGGAATCAACAACCGGGACCTTAAGACCTTCGCCACCGACTTCAACACCTGTCTCTCCTTAAAGCGGCAGATCCCGCCCGGCAAGGTGACGGTGGCGGAAAGCGGCATCCGGACGGCGGCGGACATCGCCACCCTCAAGCGCGCGGGGTTCGACGCCGCCCTCATCGGCGAGGCCCTGGTGACGGCTCCAAGTCCCGCGGAGAAGCTGCGCGAGCTCCTGGGAGGGGAAAGCTCATGA
- a CDS encoding IS1182 family transposase codes for MFRTRKTQQLSYEFVNIEDLVPKDHLLRKITKYIDFGFITEKTKNLYCEDNGRPCIDPVILFKMLFIGYIYGIRSERRLVEEIKVNVAYRWFLGLSLSDLVPHHSTISQNRRRRFNGTDVFQQIFDEIVFQAMSKGLIDGKELFSDSTFLKANASKSKFTIEKVAKSTKDYVEELDKAVEDDRLEHGKKPLKDKGKEPPETRQTRISTTDPESGHMVREGKPRGFFYLEHRTVDGKLNLITDSYVTAGNVHDSVPYLSRLDRQIHRFGFKVEAVALDAGYLTNPIAHGLRQKGIYAVIAHRRFRPKKGVFHKWQYKYDPEQDHYTCPAGSVLTYRTTNREGYREYKSDPEVCKKCPMLSRCTHSKNHTKVLTRHVWEDDKEWIRENRLSVRGKELYRRRKLTIERSFADSKELHGLRYCRMRGRSKVTEQCLLTAACQNMKKMALFLWKQGQGPSPSSRLHQLLQHLFSFISPILRLNPCTA; via the coding sequence ATGTTTAGAACTCGTAAAACCCAACAACTGAGCTATGAATTCGTTAACATAGAAGACCTGGTTCCCAAGGACCATCTACTTCGAAAGATCACCAAGTACATAGATTTTGGGTTTATCACAGAGAAGACCAAGAACTTATATTGTGAGGATAACGGTCGGCCGTGTATTGATCCGGTGATTCTCTTTAAGATGTTGTTCATTGGTTACATTTATGGGATACGTTCAGAGCGTCGTTTGGTTGAAGAGATCAAAGTTAACGTGGCCTATCGCTGGTTCCTAGGGCTTTCTCTTTCAGATCTAGTACCCCATCACTCCACCATAAGCCAGAATCGACGTCGGCGGTTCAATGGAACAGATGTATTCCAGCAGATATTTGACGAGATAGTATTTCAGGCAATGTCCAAAGGGCTGATCGACGGGAAAGAATTGTTTTCCGACTCTACGTTCCTAAAAGCAAACGCCAGCAAAAGCAAATTCACCATTGAAAAAGTAGCCAAGTCAACAAAGGACTACGTAGAGGAACTGGACAAAGCAGTAGAGGATGACCGTTTAGAACATGGGAAGAAGCCGTTAAAGGATAAGGGAAAAGAACCTCCCGAAACAAGGCAAACCCGAATCAGTACAACTGACCCCGAAAGCGGGCATATGGTACGGGAAGGTAAGCCACGGGGATTCTTTTACCTGGAACATAGAACTGTAGACGGGAAGTTGAACCTAATCACAGACTCTTATGTAACCGCTGGGAATGTCCATGATTCTGTTCCCTATCTCAGTCGACTTGACAGGCAAATCCATCGCTTTGGTTTTAAAGTCGAGGCTGTGGCGCTTGATGCAGGCTATCTCACTAATCCTATTGCCCATGGTCTAAGGCAAAAAGGAATTTATGCTGTCATCGCTCATAGGAGGTTCCGTCCTAAGAAAGGGGTCTTTCACAAGTGGCAGTACAAATATGATCCTGAACAGGATCACTACACCTGTCCTGCCGGTAGCGTCCTCACCTATCGCACAACCAATCGTGAAGGGTACCGGGAGTATAAATCTGACCCCGAAGTATGTAAAAAGTGCCCAATGCTAAGCCGTTGTACACATTCCAAAAACCATACTAAAGTTTTAACCAGACATGTTTGGGAAGACGATAAGGAATGGATAAGGGAAAATCGTCTTAGCGTGCGCGGGAAAGAACTATACCGGCGAAGGAAGCTAACCATTGAAAGAAGCTTCGCAGATTCTAAAGAACTGCATGGTCTAAGATATTGCCGTATGCGGGGGCGCAGCAAAGTCACAGAGCAGTGCCTCCTTACGGCCGCTTGCCAGAACATGAAAAAGATGGCCCTCTTCTTGTGGAAACAGGGACAAGGACCATCTCCTAGTTCTCGCCTACATCAACTTTTACAGCATCTCTTCTCCTTCATAAGCCCGATATTAAGATTAAACCCCTGCACCGCTTGA
- the argC gene encoding N-acetyl-gamma-glutamyl-phosphate reductase, whose translation MKVSIIGGSGYVGGELLRLLLGHPEVEIQQVTSESRAGKPVTAVHPNLRRRTALKFCRLADLKPCDALFIALPHGAVAPRAETLLPLAPRVIDLSADFRLRDAAAYPVWYGFTHPHPELLNRFAYGIPELHRAAIKQAAWVAGAGCLATATILALAPLFKADLVENRVVIEGKFGSSAGGSHPSPASHHPERSQVVRSYAPTGHRHTAEIAQELAFHGPVEVNLSATSVDLVRGILTTCHVFLKDDLSAKDIWQVYRAAYGAEPFIRLVSERHGVYKYPEPKILAGTNYCDIGFERDPHSRRLVVLAAIDNLVKGAAGQAVQCFNLMAGYPETCALDFPGLHP comes from the coding sequence ATGAAAGTCAGCATCATCGGCGGCTCGGGGTACGTGGGGGGTGAGCTCCTGCGCCTGCTCCTCGGGCACCCGGAGGTCGAGATCCAGCAGGTGACCTCGGAGTCGCGCGCGGGGAAGCCCGTCACCGCTGTTCACCCGAACCTGCGTCGGCGCACGGCCCTCAAGTTCTGCCGCCTGGCGGATCTTAAGCCCTGCGACGCCCTCTTTATTGCGCTGCCCCACGGCGCGGTGGCCCCGCGCGCGGAGACCCTCCTTCCCCTTGCCCCGCGGGTTATCGACCTTTCCGCCGACTTCCGCCTGAGGGATGCGGCGGCCTACCCTGTGTGGTACGGCTTTACGCACCCGCACCCGGAGCTTCTCAACCGCTTCGCCTACGGCATCCCCGAGCTGCACCGGGCGGCGATCAAACAGGCCGCCTGGGTGGCGGGGGCGGGCTGCTTGGCCACGGCCACCATCCTGGCCCTGGCACCGCTCTTTAAGGCGGACCTGGTGGAAAACCGCGTGGTCATTGAGGGAAAGTTCGGTTCCTCTGCCGGCGGGAGCCACCCGTCGCCGGCCTCGCACCACCCCGAGCGCAGCCAGGTGGTACGCTCCTACGCTCCCACGGGGCACCGCCACACGGCGGAAATCGCCCAGGAGCTGGCCTTCCACGGTCCGGTGGAGGTGAACCTCTCGGCCACCTCGGTGGACCTGGTGCGCGGTATCCTTACCACCTGCCACGTCTTTCTCAAGGACGACTTGAGCGCCAAGGACATCTGGCAGGTGTACCGGGCGGCGTACGGCGCAGAGCCTTTTATCCGCCTGGTGAGCGAGCGCCACGGCGTGTACAAGTACCCGGAGCCGAAGATCCTGGCGGGGACTAACTACTGCGACATCGGCTTTGAACGCGACCCGCACTCGCGCCGCCTGGTGGTGCTGGCGGCCATCGACAACCTGGTAAAAGGAGCGGCCGGCCAGGCGGTGCAGTGCTTCAACCTGATGGCCGGTTATCCGGAAACCTGTGCCCTGGACTTTCCGGGGCTGCACCCCTAG
- the lysW gene encoding lysine biosynthesis protein LysW, with translation MLVCPECAAEWEAEDLVQGEIVTCPDCGVELEVLSLDPLELAPAPEEQEDWGE, from the coding sequence ATGCTGGTTTGTCCGGAATGTGCGGCCGAGTGGGAGGCAGAAGACCTGGTGCAGGGGGAGATAGTGACCTGCCCGGACTGCGGCGTGGAGCTGGAGGTTCTCAGCCTGGACCCCTTGGAGCTTGCTCCGGCGCCCGAGGAGCAGGAAGACTGGGGAGAGTAG
- the trpD gene encoding anthranilate phosphoribosyltransferase: protein MIKEVIGRLVAGENLTEAESEAAMNEIMSGEATAAQIAAFMTALRVKGETAAELTGCARAMRRHATAVNTVHQEVLDTCGTGGDRSGTFNISTAAAFVVAGAGVPVAKHGNRSVTSQSGSADVLEALGVNIDLDAPQVSHCLDAIGIGFLFAPKLHPAMRHAVGPRRELGIRSIFNLLGPLTNPAGARYQLLGVYAPELTELVAETLLRLGTRRALVVHGAGMDEMTLAGPTKVTEVQEGGIRTYTVNPEEFGLALCPPEALRGGTPAENAALIAAVLRGEASPRRNVVLLNAAGALVAAGAADDLQEGFCQAAWSIDSGAAQAKLEALRTLTQEMKACS from the coding sequence GTGATCAAAGAGGTCATCGGCAGACTGGTAGCCGGCGAGAACCTGACGGAAGCCGAGAGTGAGGCCGCCATGAACGAGATCATGTCGGGTGAGGCGACAGCCGCCCAGATTGCCGCCTTTATGACGGCCCTCAGGGTGAAGGGCGAGACGGCGGCCGAGCTCACCGGCTGCGCCCGCGCCATGCGGCGGCATGCCACCGCTGTGAACACCGTACACCAAGAGGTGCTGGACACCTGCGGCACCGGTGGGGACCGTTCCGGTACGTTCAACATCTCCACGGCCGCCGCCTTTGTGGTGGCCGGGGCCGGCGTTCCCGTTGCCAAGCACGGCAACCGCTCCGTCACCAGCCAAAGCGGCAGCGCCGACGTGCTGGAGGCGCTGGGTGTGAACATCGACCTGGACGCGCCCCAGGTATCGCACTGTCTCGATGCCATCGGGATCGGGTTTCTCTTCGCACCCAAGCTCCACCCGGCTATGCGGCACGCTGTGGGACCGCGGCGGGAACTAGGAATCCGCTCCATCTTCAATCTCTTAGGACCGCTCACCAACCCTGCCGGCGCCAGGTACCAGCTGCTCGGCGTCTACGCGCCGGAACTTACGGAACTTGTGGCTGAGACCCTCCTGCGCCTTGGTACCCGGCGCGCCCTGGTTGTCCACGGTGCAGGGATGGATGAGATGACCCTGGCCGGCCCCACCAAAGTCACGGAAGTCCAGGAGGGCGGCATCCGCACTTATACCGTAAACCCGGAAGAGTTCGGCCTCGCACTCTGCCCGCCCGAGGCCCTGCGAGGGGGCACGCCGGCGGAGAACGCCGCGCTGATCGCAGCGGTACTTCGGGGCGAAGCCAGTCCCCGGCGCAACGTCGTGCTCCTTAACGCCGCCGGCGCCCTGGTAGCCGCTGGCGCCGCCGATGACCTGCAGGAAGGCTTTTGCCAGGCGGCCTGGAGCATCGACTCCGGCGCCGCTCAGGCCAAACTCGAGGCCTTGCGGACGCTCACCCAGGAGATGAAGGCATGTTCCTAG
- a CDS encoding [LysW]-aminoadipate kinase, which translates to MLVVKLGGAAGIEPGALVKDLADCLKGAAAGPAGRTAREVVLVHGGSAAADELALALGQPPRHYMSPSGVKSRYTDRAALEVLLMACAGRLNKLLVEALQKEGVNAVGLSGLDGRLITGLRKKAVKAVVDGRTVVLRDDYSGRLEAVNAPLLRLLLSAGCTPVISSLALSEAGEALNLDADRVAAGVACALGAEALVFLSNVPGLLRDPADARSLISRIPAGKLASFQGVAQGRMKKKLLAAAEAVAGGVERVIIADARRARPLTLALAGEGTVIAA; encoded by the coding sequence ATGCTGGTGGTAAAACTGGGTGGAGCGGCCGGGATTGAACCCGGCGCCCTGGTGAAGGATTTGGCTGACTGTCTCAAAGGCGCGGCCGCCGGGCCGGCGGGGAGGACGGCCCGGGAAGTTGTGCTGGTACACGGCGGCTCGGCGGCCGCCGATGAACTTGCGCTGGCCCTGGGCCAGCCGCCGCGCCATTATATGTCTCCCTCGGGGGTAAAGAGCCGCTACACCGACCGCGCCGCCCTGGAGGTGCTCCTTATGGCCTGCGCCGGGCGCCTCAACAAGCTCCTGGTGGAGGCGCTGCAAAAAGAAGGGGTAAACGCCGTGGGGCTCTCCGGGCTGGACGGGCGCCTCATCACCGGCCTGCGCAAAAAGGCGGTGAAGGCCGTGGTGGACGGGCGCACGGTGGTTCTCCGGGACGATTACAGCGGGCGGCTGGAAGCCGTGAACGCCCCCCTCCTGCGCCTGCTCCTTTCCGCCGGCTGCACGCCGGTGATCAGCTCGCTGGCCCTGAGCGAGGCGGGCGAAGCCCTCAACCTCGATGCCGACCGGGTGGCGGCGGGGGTGGCCTGCGCCCTGGGAGCGGAGGCCTTGGTGTTTCTGAGCAACGTCCCCGGCCTCCTGCGCGACCCGGCGGACGCCCGCTCACTGATCAGCCGGATACCGGCCGGCAAACTCGCCAGTTTTCAGGGCGTAGCCCAGGGCCGGATGAAGAAAAAACTCCTGGCTGCCGCCGAAGCCGTCGCCGGCGGGGTGGAGCGGGTGATCATCGCCGATGCCCGCCGGGCGCGGCCACTCACTCTGGCCCTGGCCGGGGAAGGGACGGTGATCGCGGCATGA
- a CDS encoding M20/M25/M40 family metallo-hydrolase, whose amino-acid sequence MNRKWRVLALVLALVLIVSSLALATPAPPALSAYDKKVVSRVDGERIVDHVRALSEEIGPRYAGTPEEEAAAEYIRDVMAGYGYDVTVDHFSIGYEYFVKVVELAPTAREFSARLLTNSGHTDEGGITAPLVDCGLGYPEEIPDDVAGKIALIQRGEMTFLAKAQNAAAKGAAGVLIYNNQPGNFSGTMAENPGIPVASLSREDGLLLKDELSRDEVTMNFTARILKELFSPNVIASRPPEAAKNPGGQVVVISAHLDSAGPGANDNASGVAAALELARILKSYPIERELRFLFFGAEERGLLGSEHYVAGLSEEELARIAAVFNLDMVGTSYGDRSVLTAWTVTGERNIVTDCAVAAGARLGSAVLNSRTTRSDHAPFEYVGVPAATFLRLPMEEVYHTPDDTVEKNISAGRLEDSAEIVGAAAYYLARPQGPALTHSAVAKENLRIFREELDRIIEENKEEYADIYVPSL is encoded by the coding sequence ATGAACCGGAAGTGGCGTGTCCTTGCCCTGGTACTCGCGCTTGTCCTTATTGTGAGCAGCCTGGCCCTGGCCACCCCGGCCCCGCCGGCGCTGTCGGCCTACGACAAGAAGGTTGTCAGCCGCGTGGACGGGGAGCGCATTGTAGATCATGTGCGCGCCCTTTCCGAGGAGATCGGCCCGCGCTATGCCGGTACGCCGGAGGAAGAAGCCGCGGCCGAGTACATCAGGGACGTCATGGCGGGGTACGGCTACGACGTAACGGTGGATCACTTCTCCATCGGTTACGAGTACTTCGTCAAGGTGGTAGAGCTTGCGCCCACAGCGCGCGAGTTCTCCGCCCGGCTCCTCACCAACAGCGGTCACACGGATGAGGGAGGGATTACCGCCCCGTTGGTGGACTGCGGCCTCGGTTACCCGGAGGAGATCCCGGACGACGTGGCCGGGAAGATCGCCCTTATCCAGCGCGGCGAGATGACCTTCCTGGCCAAGGCGCAAAACGCGGCGGCCAAGGGCGCGGCCGGGGTGCTCATCTACAACAACCAGCCGGGCAATTTCTCCGGTACCATGGCTGAGAACCCCGGCATCCCGGTCGCTTCGCTCAGCCGGGAGGACGGCCTTCTCCTCAAGGATGAACTGAGCCGGGACGAGGTTACCATGAACTTTACCGCCCGCATCCTGAAAGAGCTGTTCTCGCCCAACGTCATCGCCTCCCGCCCGCCTGAAGCCGCAAAGAACCCCGGCGGGCAGGTGGTGGTCATCAGCGCCCACCTGGACAGCGCCGGCCCGGGTGCCAACGACAACGCCTCCGGTGTGGCGGCCGCCCTGGAGTTGGCGCGCATCCTCAAGTCCTACCCGATCGAGCGCGAGCTGCGCTTCCTCTTCTTCGGCGCCGAGGAGCGGGGTCTCCTGGGCTCGGAGCACTATGTGGCCGGCCTGAGCGAGGAGGAGCTGGCGCGCATCGCGGCGGTGTTCAACCTGGACATGGTGGGCACGAGCTACGGCGACCGCTCGGTGCTTACGGCCTGGACGGTGACGGGGGAGCGGAACATCGTCACCGATTGCGCCGTTGCCGCGGGGGCACGCCTGGGCTCGGCCGTTCTCAACTCCCGTACGACCCGCTCCGACCACGCCCCCTTTGAGTACGTGGGCGTGCCGGCGGCGACCTTCCTGCGCCTGCCCATGGAAGAGGTGTACCACACCCCGGACGACACGGTGGAAAAAAACATCAGCGCCGGGCGCCTGGAAGATTCGGCCGAGATCGTCGGTGCCGCCGCCTACTACCTGGCCCGCCCGCAGGGACCGGCCCTCACGCACAGCGCCGTGGCCAAGGAGAACCTGCGCATCTTCCGCGAGGAGCTGGACCGCATCATCGAGGAGAACAAGGAAGAGTACGCCGACATCTACGTGCCCAGCCTCTGA
- a CDS encoding DUF4416 family protein, with translation MGRVTVPEPVTPIASVFTGDEGLFAAVRAALAERLGPCIYASPVLPFDHTDYYAAEMGPDLKRRLFAFADLVDPGELPALKHWSNSLEAHWAVDGRRRVNIDVGYITLAKLVLATTKDHAHRLYLGKGIYGEVTLRYVGGRFEPWPWTYPDYASPAYRKICAEIRELHRARLRTR, from the coding sequence ATGGGACGAGTAACCGTACCGGAACCGGTCACGCCGATTGCCAGCGTGTTTACGGGGGATGAGGGCTTGTTTGCGGCGGTGCGGGCGGCGCTGGCGGAGCGGCTGGGGCCGTGCATCTATGCCAGCCCGGTGCTGCCTTTCGACCACACCGACTACTATGCCGCTGAGATGGGTCCGGACTTAAAGCGCCGCCTCTTTGCCTTCGCCGACCTTGTCGACCCGGGTGAGCTCCCGGCCTTGAAACACTGGTCCAATTCCCTCGAAGCGCACTGGGCGGTGGACGGCCGGCGCCGAGTGAACATCGATGTGGGTTACATCACCCTGGCCAAGCTCGTCCTCGCCACCACCAAGGATCACGCCCACCGCCTGTACCTGGGTAAGGGGATTTACGGCGAGGTCACCCTGCGCTATGTCGGCGGCCGCTTTGAGCCTTGGCCCTGGACCTACCCGGACTACGCCAGCCCCGCCTACCGCAAGATTTGCGCGGAGATCCGCGAGCTCCACCGCGCAAGGCTGCGCACGCGCTGA